The DNA segment TGCTGGGCCAGCCGGCCGACGTCCTGCGCGTTCAGCGGACGGTCGTAGACGGCGGTCTCGTCGATCGCGCCCTGCCACGCCTCGCCGTAGGCGCCGTTGTACTTGGCGCGGCCGAACTGGAGGTTGGCGGCGGCGTGCCAGGTGTTGGTGACGGGGGCCGAGCCGGCCAGAGCGCCGTCGACGTACAGGGTGTACTTGCCGGCCCGCGCGTCACGGACGGCTGTGAGATGTGTCCAGGTGCCGACCTGCGCAGGGGTGGACGACTGGACTTGCTGGACGTTGAAGTCCGCACCCGTCGCGTCCTTGGTGGGTACGCGCAGGGCCCAGCTTCCGCTGCCCTTGAGGTAACCGAGGTAGAAGCCCGCCTGGGTGGTGCCGTCTACGCTGACCGCGGTGGCAGTGGCGGAGTCCGAGTCCAGACGTACCCAGGTGGAGACGGTGAAGTCGCCGTCGGTGTCCAGCTGATGCGGGCCGGCGACCGCGGAACCGTCCGTGGCAGCGCCGCCGTTCAGGGTGAGGGCGGTGCCGTGGACACCCGGTTCACCGAGTGCCGCGGTCCCGTCGAGGAGGACAGGCCGGGAGCCGCCACTGCCCGTGTCCTGCGTCGAACCGGCCGAGGCGTCCAGAGTCCACGCGGCGCGTTCGGGCTGGCCGGTCGCCACACGGAACTGGTAGCTCGCGATCGTGCTGTCGTTGTTGTTGGCGTCCCATGCCTGCACGTAGAGGTTGTTGAGTCCCGGACGGGTGGGCATCACATCGATGGTGACGGGCCCGCCCGGGGTCGCGGGTTTGCGCTCGTTGGCCGCGGTCGGGTCCGCGTTCAGGCCGAACCAGTACTTGGTCACGTCCGAGGCGGTCGAGTCGAGGGTGAAGCGGCCGTACCGGCCGACCCCGTCCAGCCACGGGTCGAGAGGGTCGTCGGTACGGGACGCGGGGTACTGCGAGGAGATCACGGACGGCGCCGCCGGATGCTTGGAGTCGTAGGCCAGGTAGCAAGCCGTCTGGGTGTCACCGGCGTAGCTCCAGGGACCCCACAGCTTGCCGTCCGAGGCACGTACGCTCCACGCTGCCGTGACGTTCTGCGGGATGTTCGACGGGAGGGTGATCGTGTACGCCTGTCCGGATGCCTTGGGACCGATGCGGCCCGAGTTCCAGTGTTCCTTCCAGCCGTCGCCCGCGTTCCACTCGACCTTGAACTCCGCGTAGACCTGGTCCTTGTCGGGGTCCGACAGGACGGCCGTCGCCTTGGGGATGACGTTGACCGCCTTGGGCGCCAGCGTGCAGGTGCCGCCGGGGCTCATGGTCAGCTGCGACTGCTTGGGCTGGCTCGGCGGGTTGTTGAACTCGACCCGCAGAAAGCCGTTGCCCGAGAACCGCTTCCATTGGCTCTCGGCGCTCTCGTTCGTTGCCTTCAGCCCGAAGGTGAGAGAAGTCTGCTTGTTCGCGACGGCCCACACCACCGCGTCCTTGGCGTTGAACTCGAGGTCGCCGTCAGGGCAGGAGGCCGTCGCGCCCTTGGCCGCGAGCACGGTCGGCATCTGGTCGATCCAGTAGCCCGTGGCCTTCTGGTCGTTCCAGGTGGTCGTGGAGGTGAGCGGCTTGGTCCGCCAGAACTCCACCGGCTGCTTCACGCAGTTGTAGGCGAACGTCTCGCGGACGACGAACTCGGCGCTGGTGATGCTCTTCCCCGCGAAGCTCGTGACGGGCAGCTTGTAGAAGAGACGTTTGGCGTCGTTGGTCGCGCACTTGAGGCCGGTGAAGTTCGGCGGGCAGAAGCCCAGTCCCGCGTCGTCGGCACCGTCGAACTTGTAGAAGTCGGAGTCGGGGTAGGCCCGGGAGACCATCGCGTAGGAGGACGCACGCGGCGAGGACCACGACGGGTCGATGAAGACGGGGTAGTGAGTGTCCTCACCGGAGAGCAACTCCGCGTCCGGGGTGAGGTGCAGGGAGTCGCCGGTCACGGAGACACGCACATCGGCTCGTGCCGAACCGTCGCCGGGGCCGTCGTACAGCTCGGAGGACGGTGCGTTGCCCGGGCCGGAGTCCCCGGCCGGCACCGCGGACGCGGCGGTACTCATGGACCGGGCGGACTTGGCGGCGGCCGTCGTCGGCCCGTTCGCTTCGGTCGTGCTCGCGGCCCTACCGTCACCGGGTTCACGGGAGTCCCACATCACGGGCTGCGCCGCCTCGAAGGCCACGCCCCCCGCCTGGGTGTCGACCGCCTCGATCCCCCCGGAGTCCGTGGATCGGACGGTCAGCCCTGTGCCCGTCATGGGCAGTTTCAGCTCCGCGAGCGTCGGGTTGGCCGCGGCCTTGGCGCTCTTGACGACCAGGACCTGGGAGAAGCCGTCGGGCTCGGCGGTCATCCGCAGGTCCACGTCCGGGAAGACGTCCGGATAGGTCACCGACGGTCCGGCGAGCACCGGCGACGGCAGCGCCCCGGGCCAGGACAGCGACAGCTCCCGGCCCGCCTTGTTCATCCTGACCAGCGGCTCCCGGTTGCCGCCCGCCGAGAAAACCACGTCGAGGGCGGAGGCGATGGGCGCGATCCCCGCACCGTCCAGACGCCGCAGGCTGGTGTCGATGTCGACCCACTTGCCCGCCCGGCGGGTGCGCACCGGTTCCATGTGCGTGATCTCGGTGAGGGCGCCGCTCGGGTTGGCGAACACCTCGCGGTTCGCGCCGCGTTCGGAGACGACTTCGACTTGCTTCCCGTCCCGCCGGGCCTGTTCCTGTGCCTCGCGGACGCCGGGGGAAAGCGTGTCCGGTGCGGGATCGTCGGCGATGGGGGACTGCGTTGTCGCCGGATCCGAGGTCTGCGCGAACGCGGCGGGTAGGGACGACCCTGGTAGCTGCCCCGTGAGCAAGGCCCCGACCAGTAGGGAGATCGCACCGACGGCGATTCTCCCCCGATATCTTTCAGCCACGCCAGACCTCTCATGAAATTTTCATAATGTGAAGAGCACTATCTGGTCGGCTGGTCAAACGTGTCAATGAGCTCTATCCGGACTACCGCATCCCGCAGCCCGATATGCCGTGTGTGACAGTAGATGTGACGCACCATCGTGATGTGTGGGCCGGGTCGGTCAGCCCTGTGGCCGCTGCACAGTCACCCCGGGTTTGGCTCGGCCCCGACCGGCGCGCCGGGAGCCTTCTCCGCCAGGCCGTACTTGCGCAGATCGGACAGCGCGCCCATGTGCGAGGCGGTGCAGGCCTGCTTCCGCTTCGACGGGGTCAGCTTGCCGCTGCGCCGGTAACTCAGGTGCGGGGCTGAGATCTGCTGGACCTGTTCGACCGTCGCGACCTTCAGCACTCCGAGCACGCGCAGCACGTCACCGCGCAGGTTGTTCGACGACCCCGCAGGGTTCTCCTCACGCTTGCCCGCCAACAGCTGCGCTCCTTCCCCGTCGTCTGGCGCGCGCGGCCAGCGCCAGCGCTTCCGCCGCGTCGTGCGCGCAGCCTTCGTTGATCGGATGTGTCTGTCCGATTAGTGATCACTGATGCGATGTGGGACCGGATCGAGCCGCTGATGCCGGCCGATCCGGTTCGCGGACGGCGGTGGGCCGACCACCGCCGCACGCTCGAGGCCATCGCGTGGAAGTACCGCACCAACTCGCCCTGGCGGGACCTGCCCGACGAACTCGGCTCGTTCCAGACCGCCCACAAACGGCTGATCAGATGGGCCGTCGACGGAACGTGGGAGAAGATTCTGCCGCCGTGCTCGCGGCAGCGGACGCCGTCGATGACATCGGCTGGAGCGTGTCGGTCGACTCCACTGTCGTCCGAGCCCACCAGCACGCCGCCGGAGAACTCAAAAGGGGGCTGAAGGCCGAAGTGAGCTGGCCGACCACGCGCTTGGACGCTCCCGCGGCGGGCTGAGCACCAAGATCCATCTGGCCGCAGACGGCCAAGCGCGGCCCCTGGTTCTGGTTGTCACAGCGGGCCAGGCCGGTGATGCGCCCGCCTTCGAGACGGTCATGGCTCGCATCCGGGTGCCGAGAACAGGCCCTGGCCGGCCTCGCACCCGCCCCGTCATGGTCCTGGCCGACCGTGCCTACTCATCCCGCGCGATCCGCGGCCACCTGCGCCGTCGACAGATCCGCGCGGTCATCCCACAGCCGTCGGATCAGATCGGCCACCGTCTGCGTCGCGGGCGCCACGGCGGACGCCCGCCCGGCTTCGACGCGGACGCCTACAAGCAGCGCAACACCGTCGAGCGGTGCATCAACCGCTTCAAGCAGTGGCGCGGCCTGGCCACGAGGAGGCCGAATCGGCCCCGGCACACTCGCCCGATGAGCCACAGCACACCGTTGGGCAACTGGGACGGACCCTGGTACCGCGTCCACACAGAGCAGTTCGAGGCCGCGTTCCTGCCGGATGCCGGCGAGGACTTGGAGTCCGTGGACAGCGTCGACGTCTTCGTGGACCTCAACGACGGTTCCCGGTGGAGCGCGACGATCATCACCGTCGCCCAGGTCGAGATCCTCATGAAGCGCTGGACCGCCGGCGGCGAAGCCTTCGCAAGCCGGTACTTCTGGTGCTCGGACAGGCTCATCGTCCGTGACGCCGGCATCAGCAACATGACCCATGTTCTCACCGGGCTGATCGAGAACGGCGAGTTCACACAGATCCTTCAGCGCCTTGAGGACTGACAGCCTTTCGGCTTGCCCCTTTCATTCTGAAATGGTCAGTTAGGCAGCGACGGGATGAGCGGCCGGTGCACCGCCGGGGCCGCGGCACGTCGACCGGAGTCGACGTGCCGCGGCCCCGGGTCAGTCGGTGAACGGAGGCTCAGTACGAGGTGGTGAGCGTGACGCCGTTGAAGTCGGTCACCGCGTAGAGGCTGATGTACCGGTATCCCGCCTCGGTGTTGGTGACGGTGATGTTCTCGGTAGTGCCGGAGCCGGTGGACTTCTTCGTGTAGGCGGACGGGCCGGCCCATGTCGTCGGGTCGTAGTAGAGGTCGACGTTGCCGCTGCCGCCGCTGGTGGTGACCTTCAGGGTGGTGGTGCCGACCGGCAGGTAGATCCAGAAGTAGTCGGTGTCACCCGCCACCCTGGACTGGCCGGAGCGGTAGCAGTTACGGTCCATGGCCTGGGTGTTGGAGTCGGCGCATGCCGTGACCGAGCCGCCGCCGTTGCCGCTCCCGCCGGTCAGGGTGTCGAGCCACGCGTCGAAGTCGGCGTCGTAGCCGGTGCCGATGCTGTTGTAGACGGCGTAGGCGCCCTGGTAGTCCCCGGTCCGCATCTTGGCCAGCATCGCCTGGATCCGGTCCGGGTGCTTCTCTGTCATGTATCGGACGGCTAGGTAGCCCCACGGGTAGGTGCGCGTCTCGTCGTCGATCGCGTAGGTGTTCTGGAACAGCTGGCTCAGCTTGTACGTGTGCTTGGCCGCCTCGGTGATCGCGCCGTCGTCGGTGACGTTGCGGTAAGTGTAGGAGACGTACTCTGCCTGGCCCTCTATCCACCAGACGTCCGGCACCGTGACCTGGGTGCCGAAGTCGCCCTTCATGTCGTAGACGGACTGAAGGATGTGGGCGAACTCGTGGTTGAGGTTCCACGCGTTGGCCGTGAAGCCGTTGTCGACCGGCCACTGGTAAAGGATGGAGTAGGCGATGTTGTCGGGGTCGGTGGGTGTGCCGGTGAGCGTCTCGCCGCCGTTGTCGGTGTCGTTGCCGAAGATCGCCCACGAGTACGTCGCGTAGTCGGTTTTGCTCCCGAAGATGACCATCTTCAGGTCGAAGTACTCACCGGGGATCGGCACGGCGGTCTTGACCTGGTTCTGGTAGAACGTCGTCTCGTGCGTGAGGCTCGTGCAGACGTCGGTCTGCTCCGTCGCTGTGAGCGCCTGAGCCATGATGGTGAAGTTGCCACAGGGGTAACTGATCGGCAGCGCGGCCGCGGTGAGCTGCTTCGTCAGGTCACAGACCCCGTAGTAGGAGCACTGGCCAGGATCTCCGATGCCGGCCCTGTACGCGACGTGCACCCACAGGTTGTCCGTGGCACCGGTGATGGACGAGCCGTCCAGCAGACCCTTGATGAGCGGGCGGATCTTGCTGTGCAGGGCCGGGATCTGGATGAAGTTGGCGAGGTCGTTCCCCGCGTTGGAGTCGAGGACGTCGTTGTCCCCGCCGAGCAGGTCGCGGTGGTCGAGGGTGAAGTCGTAGAGGGTGTCGGCGATGCCGGGGGCGGCGGTGATCGCGGTGACGAAGTCCGGGAGCCCCGGGCCGCGCCACAGCGGCGTGTAGATCGCGTTCAGCGCCCGGTCCATTTCCGGGACGGCGTCCCAGGCGCCGCTGTCGTAGGCGTTGAGATACCGGGAGTAGACGTCCAGGTAGTCGGCCTGCACCTGCGCGCTGTCGGTGAGGACGAACGCCTGCTCCAGCACGCCTCCGTTGCCCGCGCTGACGTCGTTCGCGTGGTCGCCGGCGAACAGCGCGTCGAACCCCTTCTCGACGGCGGTGCGCAGCGAGGAGTCGTAGGTGCCGACGTCCTGGGGGTCGCCGTACTGCACGTAATAGCCGGCCCGCATGAAGTACATCAGCTCGTACAGACCGCCGGAGTCGTCACCGGTGTAGGAGCCGGCCGCGCTCGCGACGCCGTTCGCCACCGCGAGCATCTGCGACTGGTTGAAAACGGCGTGCGCGTCCGTACCGGTCAGGTTGAACAGCGGATTGATACAGGAGCTCCAGTTCACCGTCTTGATGTACGACACCAGGTCGCCGCCGGACCGGTCCGCGAAGTCCGCTGTGGTGCACGTGACACCGGCCGCATTGAGCGTCGTGTGACCTGGCAGATGTGGCTTCGGCGGCGTCGCCGAACCCAGGGCGGCCGGCTGCCCGCGCAGCTTCGCGGGCAGCGGCTTCGCCTGCGTGGCCGTGGCCTGGGACCGACCGGTCTCCGGTCCGGTCGGCGTCGCCTTTCCGTGCTGCCTGGCCGCCTGCACGGCCACGGAGGGCGCCGAGGCGGCCGGTGACGGGACCGGCCCCGTGGCACCGGGGGCCGCGGTGGCCTGGGCGGTCATGAGCCCCGCGACAAGCCCTCCTGCCGCCAGCCCGGCGGCCATGATTCTGGGCAGGAGTGATCGAGAACGCATCTGGTCTCCAGTGGGGGGAGCGAGGGGAGGCCGCCCGAGGGGGCGGGCAGCGATATGTAACATTGCACTGACGTGAAGTCATGGGCAATGCTCAGGGACCCAGCACTGTCTCCGGCCGACCCATAACACCGGTGTGACACGGCGCGCGGGAGCACGGTCGCACCAATTGCCCCCGCCGGGCAGGAGTGAGATGTCCACGAGGAGGACTCAGCCGGCCGAGACGATGCACCGGCACACCGGCGGCGAGCCTTTCCGGATCGTCGTGGACAGCCCGGTCACGGAACCCTGAGCGCTCGGGCGGCCGCACCGGGCGGGGTCCGGGCATCCCAGCTTCGGCGCGCTCCAGCGCCGCTCCGTGCCGTGCGGCGGATGCGTCGGGGACTACGTCCAGGGCGCCGGGATTCCGCGTCGAACGCCAAGGCCCTGGATGTGCCCGGCAGTTTCACACATCCATGGCACCTCTTCGCGAGGACAAGGTCGAGATCGGACGCGCGCCCGTGGCGGTCGAGTGCACCACGCTGAGCTCCGGGCACGGAGACTGCCGGCGAGCCCGGATCGCGCATCGATGAGTTTCCCGAGTCACTCTGGTCTGTACGCCGGACACCCACGAGACGGGAGGCTGGGCCGTGCGGAAACTGATCTACGGCATGAACCTGACGCTGGACGGCTACATCGCCGCGGCCGACGACGACATCGGCTGGAGCGGACCGCCGAGCCACGAGCTCTTCCAGTGGTGGCTCGACCACGAACAGGCGAGTGGCCTGTCCCTGTACGGGCGCAAGCTCTGGGAAACGATGAGCTCCTACTGGCCGACCGGCGACCAGCACCCCGACGCCACTCCTGCCGAGATCGAGTTCGCCCGCAACTGGCGGGACACTCCGAAGGTGGTGTTCTCCTCGACGATCAGGAAGGCCGACTGGAACACCCGCCTGGTCACCGGCGACGCGATCGCCGAGATCACCCGGCTCAAGGCCGAGGACGGCGGGCCGATGAACATCGGCGGCGCAACCCTCGCGGGGGCGGCCATGCGCGCCGGGCTGATCGACGAATACGTGATCGCCGTCCATCCGGTGCTGGTGGGCGCCGGCACGCCGTTCTTCACCGCGCTGGACAGCTGGGTGAACCTGAACCTGGTGGAGACGCGGACCTTCCCCGACGGCGTGGTCCTGACGAGATACGAAACGAGGCACTGAGCAGCGTCCCGCTGTCTCACGGCCCGGACGGGCGCTCCCCCTCACCGTCGTGGCATCCCAGGCCGGGATCATCCGACCGGGGGGGCGTGTGTGGTGGCCAATCGGGCTGGCCAAGGCCCTCATCCGTTGGCCCTACGCCTGCCGGTCTGGAGGTGTGTCTCCACGGGGCGGTCGTGGTGTGCGCGGCGGGCCGGGGTGTCGGTACGAGGCCGTTCGCACGGCTGCGTTCGGGCCTCCGGCCGGCCGCGTCGGTGGTGTCCCGTTCGTGCGGCGGCCGGACGCGCCCGGCTGGGTCAGGAGGAGGTGGTTGCCTCAGCAAGCTTCTGGAATTCGCCGAGATCGTAGTTGGCGAGCGTCGAATCGAGATTGGTCAGGGCGCCGAGATGTTCGATGAATCCCTTCGGGTCGTACTCGATCTGCAGGGTGACACGGCTTGTCGTGTCGCTCAGGCGGTGGAAGGTGACCACTCCGGCGTGATCGACACCTTCGACGGTGCGCCAGGCGATGCGGTCTTCGGGGATCACCTCGGTGAGCTCCGCGACGAATGCCTTGTCAGCTCCGGGCAGTTCCAGCTTCCAGGCGAAGCGCTGCCCGTCCAGCTTGTCCACCCTGGCCACATGGCTCAGGAACTTCGGCCACCGGGTCACATCGCTCCACAGCGCCCAGGCGACGGAAACAGGAGCCTGGAGATCAACGGTTTCCACCAGCGACGCAGACATTTGACATCTCCTCAGGTCAACGGACGATGCAGCA comes from the Streptomyces sp. SUK 48 genome and includes:
- a CDS encoding LamG-like jellyroll fold domain-containing protein, which gives rise to MLTGQLPGSSLPAAFAQTSDPATTQSPIADDPAPDTLSPGVREAQEQARRDGKQVEVVSERGANREVFANPSGALTEITHMEPVRTRRAGKWVDIDTSLRRLDGAGIAPIASALDVVFSAGGNREPLVRMNKAGRELSLSWPGALPSPVLAGPSVTYPDVFPDVDLRMTAEPDGFSQVLVVKSAKAAANPTLAELKLPMTGTGLTVRSTDSGGIEAVDTQAGGVAFEAAQPVMWDSREPGDGRAASTTEANGPTTAAAKSARSMSTAASAVPAGDSGPGNAPSSELYDGPGDGSARADVRVSVTGDSLHLTPDAELLSGEDTHYPVFIDPSWSSPRASSYAMVSRAYPDSDFYKFDGADDAGLGFCPPNFTGLKCATNDAKRLFYKLPVTSFAGKSITSAEFVVRETFAYNCVKQPVEFWRTKPLTSTTTWNDQKATGYWIDQMPTVLAAKGATASCPDGDLEFNAKDAVVWAVANKQTSLTFGLKATNESAESQWKRFSGNGFLRVEFNNPPSQPKQSQLTMSPGGTCTLAPKAVNVIPKATAVLSDPDKDQVYAEFKVEWNAGDGWKEHWNSGRIGPKASGQAYTITLPSNIPQNVTAAWSVRASDGKLWGPWSYAGDTQTACYLAYDSKHPAAPSVISSQYPASRTDDPLDPWLDGVGRYGRFTLDSTASDVTKYWFGLNADPTAANERKPATPGGPVTIDVMPTRPGLNNLYVQAWDANNNDSTIASYQFRVATGQPERAAWTLDASAGSTQDTGSGGSRPVLLDGTAALGEPGVHGTALTLNGGAATDGSAVAGPHQLDTDGDFTVSTWVRLDSDSATATAVSVDGTTQAGFYLGYLKGSGSWALRVPTKDATGADFNVQQVQSSTPAQVGTWTHLTAVRDARAGKYTLYVDGALAGSAPVTNTWHAAANLQFGRAKYNGAYGEAWQGAIDETAVYDRPLNAQDVGRLAQQQPLTTGRPAKAAWDFDDPATSLVAKGASQVDPLVLKGEGGEFGAGGNVGGALDLSSPANGYASTARPHLDTLRSFSVSAWARLPRTEPTGAQIIATQAGKEQSGFELYYSASYRRWVFNRYNSDTAGVDPTRAMANLGKPAADQVYPGDSWHHLLGVYDGTLKELRLFVDGGLVSTVPFAPAPWDATGPVQVGAGSYGGKPDAFFTGQIDDVHLYDRVVSKDEAGDLFKQHPQVKGRWKFDATTAGTPATSPDDSTGKRPALLGAQASVRPGAGWVGAGGLVLDGVDDYAAAATVPVNTKESFTVTAWVSTAARPQKKVTVLSAEGAVNSAFTVRYAPDPADPQNQGGYELELPTTDTSAASRPVVRHSSFQSDFEWDHLAVVYDSFADEARLYVNGHLEQVLDAMSWRSNVQPFQATKQLQFGRNKENGTAGEYWPGVIDDVWLFSGVASESQIAKLGNGESLDTVPGP
- a CDS encoding collagenase is translated as MRSRSLLPRIMAAGLAAGGLVAGLMTAQATAAPGATGPVPSPAASAPSVAVQAARQHGKATPTGPETGRSQATATQAKPLPAKLRGQPAALGSATPPKPHLPGHTTLNAAGVTCTTADFADRSGGDLVSYIKTVNWSSCINPLFNLTGTDAHAVFNQSQMLAVANGVASAAGSYTGDDSGGLYELMYFMRAGYYVQYGDPQDVGTYDSSLRTAVEKGFDALFAGDHANDVSAGNGGVLEQAFVLTDSAQVQADYLDVYSRYLNAYDSGAWDAVPEMDRALNAIYTPLWRGPGLPDFVTAITAAPGIADTLYDFTLDHRDLLGGDNDVLDSNAGNDLANFIQIPALHSKIRPLIKGLLDGSSITGATDNLWVHVAYRAGIGDPGQCSYYGVCDLTKQLTAAALPISYPCGNFTIMAQALTATEQTDVCTSLTHETTFYQNQVKTAVPIPGEYFDLKMVIFGSKTDYATYSWAIFGNDTDNGGETLTGTPTDPDNIAYSILYQWPVDNGFTANAWNLNHEFAHILQSVYDMKGDFGTQVTVPDVWWIEGQAEYVSYTYRNVTDDGAITEAAKHTYKLSQLFQNTYAIDDETRTYPWGYLAVRYMTEKHPDRIQAMLAKMRTGDYQGAYAVYNSIGTGYDADFDAWLDTLTGGSGNGGGSVTACADSNTQAMDRNCYRSGQSRVAGDTDYFWIYLPVGTTTLKVTTSGGSGNVDLYYDPTTWAGPSAYTKKSTGSGTTENITVTNTEAGYRYISLYAVTDFNGVTLTTSY
- a CDS encoding dihydrofolate reductase family protein, with the translated sequence MRKLIYGMNLTLDGYIAAADDDIGWSGPPSHELFQWWLDHEQASGLSLYGRKLWETMSSYWPTGDQHPDATPAEIEFARNWRDTPKVVFSSTIRKADWNTRLVTGDAIAEITRLKAEDGGPMNIGGATLAGAAMRAGLIDEYVIAVHPVLVGAGTPFFTALDSWVNLNLVETRTFPDGVVLTRYETRH
- a CDS encoding SRPBCC family protein; this encodes MSASLVETVDLQAPVSVAWALWSDVTRWPKFLSHVARVDKLDGQRFAWKLELPGADKAFVAELTEVIPEDRIAWRTVEGVDHAGVVTFHRLSDTTSRVTLQIEYDPKGFIEHLGALTNLDSTLANYDLGEFQKLAEATTSS